ttagtcccgccagaaccagggcgatctttgatttttatatttgacggttttggacaattcattcggctatgtattgggtcaacatgacatcactggcaggaaggagcaggccatatattatctcagtaagaagttcacatcttacgaggttaagtacactcagcttgagaggacgtgttgcgccttaacttgggtagcccagaagttgaaacattatttttcctcttatactacttacctcatctctcacttggatccgttgaagtatatcttccagaagcctatgcccatgggaaggctcgcaaagtgacagatcttgctcacagaatttgacattgtctatgtgactcggaccgcgatgaaagcacaagcattggccgaccacttggctgagaatcttgtggatgaagaatatgaacctttgaagacttacttccctgatgaagaggtaatgcacattgatgagttggaacagattgaaaggccaggatggaaacttttctttgatggggctgctaacatgaaaggcgttgggataggggTGGTACTTGtctctgaaatagggcatcattaccctgttacggctcagcttcggttctactatACTAATAACATGGCAGAATACAAGGCATGCATTTtaggtttgaggatggctgtggatatgggtgtctacgaagtcttggtcttgggtgactcggacctgctggtacaccagattcatagagaatgggaaacacggatttaaaactcatactgtACCGGTAATGCTTGCGTGATCTTTGCCAGCGGTTttagtcaatagaattcaggcatatcccaaggatccataatgaagttggtgatgctttggctactctggcgtcaatgttacatcatccagataaggcttatgtgaaccctttgcagattcaggtccgtgatcagcatgcttactgtaatatggtggaagaagaacttgatggggagccatggttctatgacatcaaagaatacatcagaatgggggtatatccggtacaggccacaagtgatcagaaaagaacaattcgacgattggcaagtggatttttctttaatggaggggtgttatacaaaagaactccagatcttggattgctaagatgcctagatgccagacaggccacaactatcatgactgaggtacactccggagtttgtggaccgcatatgagtgggtacgttcttgcaaagaagattctccaactaggttattactggctcactatggagcgagattgcatcagttttgtacgcaaatgtcatcaatgccaggtgcacaaagatttgattcattccccaccatctgaattgcatacaatgtcggcaccatggcactttgttgcttggggcatggatgtcattaggccaatcgagccagcaacatcaaacggacacagatttattctggtagccattgattattttaacaagtgggttgaagcgaaaacttttaaatctgtgaccaagaaagcagtggtcgattttgtgcattcaaatatcatctgttggTTTGGGATtctgaaggtaatcatcacagacaatggcgctaatctcaacagtcaccTGATGacggagacatgtcagcagtttaagattatacatcgcaattccaccccgtaccgccctaaggcaaatggagcagtcaaggcagccaacaagaatataaataagatacttcgaaaaatggtggaaggttctagatagtggcatgaaaagctgccgtttgcattgctgggttatcgcactactgtccgttcTTCAGTAGGGgacactccttatttgttggtgtatggcacggaggcaacccgcagaaattgaaatcccatcccttcggatcgtcACTGAGGCGGAAATTGATGATattgagtgggtcaaaacctacttggagcaattaagtctaattaatgaaaagagattggcagcagtatgtcacgaccaattgtaccaacagagaacagcgagagcatataacaagaaggtacgtcgacgaaagttcgaagtgggtcaattagtgctgagacgtatcttgcctcatcaggctgaagcaaaaggaaagttcgccccaaactggcaggggccatttgttatgactagagtgttgtccaatgacgcgttatatttgacagatgtagaagggaaatgtatagaaatggctatcaattccgatgcagtcaagagatactatgtatgatttctttgtttgattgtacttgtttgtatttggcatattttgaagattgaaacgACGAAGGTgtttttgttctgctatctaaacactttatccttcgttacccctttgagcattgtttattttctttcatacccctctttcggaatcagcagCAAGGATCATAAACACAAACGTGAAAgaaaagtaaaggaaaaggagaagagaaaagaacggaaaggaaaaaaaatgaaaaaaaaagaaaagagaaaaaagggaagaaaaaaaagaaaaaacaacaaaacaacaaaacaacaaaaagagaaaaggaagaaagaaaagaaaagaaaagaaaagagaaagagaaaaggaaatcaCAACGATAGAGCAATTCCTATGtcgtgaactacgttcgacctgattccttttaaggatacgtaggcagcctcacggttcggtcccgtcaaaataaaaatccaaaagccccaagcaagaaactggggcagaagttgtggctgttgtaagaaatctgattccgaaagttgtaattttgaacccatttgaattgttttgagccttttataccctttctttctaaccctgtccaaaagcccacattacggtccaaagaaagaccttctaatcAGTCTTTGaaaaatgccaagtcgagcaggtaaaggtaattcatgtcaggggcaacactctagttcaagcaggaaaaataaaaatgagagagtcttattggtgaaaaccttcacaggcaccgtaaggcgacgagagttgagagaataaaatgagagtcttattggtgaaaaccctcacgggcaccttgaggcgaaagtgagttgaaaagtcaacaagtgagaaaggtctgttggtggaaaactattttaaggcaccgcaggatgaacaaggtcaaggtttgggtaaagtaatcaggtcatggaaattctgaggcgacaaagtacgacaactgaaagttgattggttggacagattgggccgattaatccaaaatacatgtcatgatcattggtaccagctgttccactcagataagttttttttcttcttccactcagataagttttttttcttcttccctttgtagcagtcatctggttttggattcttcttatccttaacccgcaaagtcattgcattttattttcttttgggtttatttgtctaagatatTTTAATGTCAGTCTTGTACCAAGTAAGTGGAAatgaatttcaaagctcactaccaacttccaaaattgcaaatcacaatatggtcagagcatactaaagaCAACATGATGTAAGGTGGGATACAGGGGATCACCAGAAGTTTCACCGATGGAAtgatttggtaatgtcatgggagatgcaaaggttcagataaaggggtcagaggtgtgaaacaacaacatgggtatagaacactcggttcatcaaaggtcatgggatttgaaagtcagtcagaaagtcaaagcggttcagggccagtttggGAAAGCCATTCagtggaaagatcttcagcaagaatgccatcagctaaccaccactttaaactgacaaaattttctttgattgaaacaggggcagaaaattcgtttgtttcggagaaactctccataggggaaagagcaagcatcaaaataggtttgaccgtaaactttcaggaccttcctggaaaatgggacttagtttaaagtttagaaatagcataatctagcataaatgtatcccaaaagaatataagttagcttagaagtttgcacgttcgagataggattcaattaggagtttccaggaccctcctgaataatgggacttagctttaagatttcgattagataataacatttagcgtaagttctgctgtagggtagtataattcagccatgaaagttgtcactcttaagataaaacttgacttttgattttcaggaccctcctggataatggggagtagtttaggaccctcttagataacaagatttagcagaaatcacacctgtagaagacataacttatattttaaaaattgtcatttagttaagagttgtcaggaccccctgaataatgggatccaactttcaattcttagtaatacttggtaatatgatttagttttacactcacatctgtgcccagccaccaaactggggcagaaaatttttctttgttttgtctattttgaactcaggagcccgcctgaagggcagggaatacattttgagttaaagtcaggagcccgcctggagagaagggaatacattcaaatgcagcagtcaggagcccgcctggagagcagggagcacATCTcaagatgaagtcaggagcccgcctggagaacaagggagtacaatttaagttttagctttcaaattctgtgttttgtctattttgaagtcaggagcccgcctggagagaagggaatatattcaagcgcaacagtcaggagcccgcctggagagcagagagcACATCTCAAGAtgacgtcaggagcccgcctggaaagcagggaatactttcaagtttagcagttaggagccgcctggagaacaagggagtacaattcaagttttggttttcaaaattcttattgatattcggtaatgtgatttgttttacacttacacatgggtccacatacccaaactggggcagaaaatgttctttgttttgtctatgttgctgaagtcaggagccacctggatagcatgagaatacattcacgttttgaaggcaggagcccgcctggatagcatgggaatacattcaagttcagcgatcaggagcccacctggagaacaagggaatatagttcaaggttttggcaatcaggcgcccacctggagaacaagggaacacagttcaagttttggaaatcaggcgcccacctggagaattagggagttcacttcagaatgcaattcaagtcggcaacaaaggaaCTTCACCCGGAGAATaaaagacaacaaggcaacaagaactacaagatcaagtttgaagatatagataggacttttgtaatccatagatcatattctagtctaacttcttgttttattttgatatggtgtaataagggggttcagtaagcagtagcagcaatagtggaatcacagcttcatggtagtcccagctaccaaaacttcccgaactacactgacctgatttctttttagccaagaatatgtaggcaacctcggaagcagggtgcggccaaatctttcaaaaatgcttcctatggagtattcaaacgggcaaaaatcgctcgtatccgctcactttatctttgcacgaaaactcttcgtgtttttgagcaaagaggggcagctgtgagcacatgatttttgccctatatgaattactcccataaattcaaaacaaaataatttctttcagtgttcgcaattttgtggattttcgtgACATGTTCTATtatttgtttgcatttttgtgtgtgcattttagttaatgaaaaatacaaaatatgttgcatttgcatttagagtttaactttgcattttcttaaaaaattaattattaatttaattgttttgtaaaaagggaaaaatcaaataataataacgtatttttgcatttttcattttagtttcgaattttggtagcttttcgttgatttggtatttaattaatgTTGGTAATTATtctttagaattaattaattcaatttgataagataatttgattaggaattaatttagattttatttttaattttaattttatttaaaagaaattaaagggaaaattgaaaaatacaaagaagaaaaacaaaaaaatgagatCAGATTTTTAGGCCAAATATGATTTTCCAGCCCAAAATAGCCGTTTAACCCAGGACCAGACCAGCCAAAACACGGTCCGGTCACCCTTTTCCCCGAACGACACCGTTTCCTTGGCAACAGATCAAGACCGTCAAGGtttcttgatcggacggtcctAAAGCTAGGATCATCTGATATTTAAGTATCCGAACCACTTAGACCCCCCCTCGTCGTCTCCAACACTCCCAAAGACCCCAATGCACCCCCACCGTGCACCGCCGCCGGAAATCACCCTACGGAGACGGTAGGTCTCCGATGGCCACCAAATTTACACCCTagctccttctccttctcctcatTCTAAATCCACACCTTTTTCCCTCGAATCACACCTGAACGTCTCAAATCTGGCTCAAAAGTtccaaaccctaatccgccgcCACCAACCACCACCAAACTTACACCCCATTACCTCCTTCATCTCCTCTACGCTATCCCGTAGTCGGTTTTCCCCAAACATGGCTTGAGCCCTTCAAATTTCAAAAATAGGGTTCGAGTTCAGAAGCCAAATTGGAGGTCATGCATGCAAGTTCAGTCCTCCGCATTTCTCTGAGTGTCCAAGTTTGTTTCATCTCAAAGTGgtgttattcgtgtgttcttaCCGAAGAACATGCGAGTTGCACTATTTTGAGGTTAAATCAGAATTGTTCGATGTCTTCAAGTCTAAATCGGtaagttttctctttctttcttcgttttgtttgttatttttgccCCGCATTTTTGTTTTCTCCCTTCTCTAGCATGTTCTGAGTGAAATCAGTGTCGGAGTCCAGTTTTCCTTCCCAAATTTTAGCCAAATTTCCTTTGTATCTTCTTGGTTTTATGTTATTTTTCCTGATAATAGTTTAGGTTGGATTGTTAATTAATTGGTTAATCAGTGTTGTTTTAAATTTCGTTTCTTTTAACTTTTGGGCCATAAGGGTTTTCTCTGTTCATATTTTGTTTGGGAATCTCATGATTGGCAAGGTTGGACCTGAGCCCAAAGAGAGGGTTCAGCCCAGGTCTTACTAGAAATAACTTGTGTGGAGCCTTTAAGGTCCAACCAGACCTATTCTGGGCTGATAAGATAGGGTAAAAACAAGGAACTTGAAGGGTAATTTAGGAAATTGGGGTAAGGAATCTTGTTCTTACTAACTAGGAatcttctaggaagctggggagggggacTAGTCTGAAGCTCTGAGATTTAAAAGAAGGATACCTAAGCAAAAACGAAAATTTCTAAAGGTTTGAAATGCAATTGTGAATTTATTAGAGCTGCCCTAgtggcttgcctataaaggcataagTTACTTGCAGCTCAAGGAAGATTTTTTATCGAGGgctaaaaatccagaaaaaatacAGACGCAACATAAATTTACACTTTCATAGACTTCAAGAGCTAAAAAAGGGGTTCTGAGTAGCTAAAGGTTTTAAAAAGAAGCCAAATCTGTTTGGTATTCATGTTTTTGGTTCACTCTTGAGTGGATTTTAGTTCTGAGCTTTATGTGATATCACTGTGAATACAAAATTGGGCTAAAGTGGTCTTTTCTCAATCATTTCTGGGCTGATTTTGTTGCTGATTCATGTTCCTGCTACTGATTCCATTACTGATTCTTCATTTCTCTGTTTTGCTTTGCAACTTCtaggtatttccttcaaaccttgAATGGAAATAAAGCTTGTTATGGCAATTGTGCTTGAACTATGTAATGCAAGTCGAAGAAATTGATCGTTGCCTTTTCCCTGTTACCTTACCAGCTTTGATGTTTATTATAAGTCGTCTTCACGTTCCTCCTAGGCTCATATAAGTTATTTAGTTTATGGCCATTATCTTTTGGATTTTTTACGGTAATGTATAAATGTTTCCCTTTCACTCGCTTAGCTTGAATGTTTTAAGGTTCTTGATCATGTGTAGGAGCAGTAGAGAATTATTGCAAAGAAATTTTAGTAGTATTCAGTGTATTTCAGGTCTGTTTGGGATCTGTTGAGACCCATGTTGTTTGATTGAATGCATGTTGTTCAGCTTTTCTTTAGTTTAGCTATACCCTTGCAGATTGAGGCTTGTTTATTAGACATACCTTGTTTGGTGTTGAggagactcgatatcgagtcttaAGGCTCCCGGCAGGTTACCTTGAAATCTGGCTTGGGCTCGCTTGGGACCAAAGTTCATATTTCTTGTGACGTGGCCTTGTGAATCCAAGGCAAATATGGGTTTGACGTGCAGACATGATTAGAATTACAATTTCAGTTGCTCTATGTTTGAATAACTAAGAAAGCAAAGATGTTAGTTTAATCGCTGCTCAACATAGCTTTAGCTGATTGGTATTCAATAAAAATATGTACAATGCTGAGTTCTTGGGTATGATCTGGCGTTGGAGCGTGCAATTGGGCCTTTAACGTTGGCCCCGTGCCTTCGACGCACTGCAACTTTCGTTCCAGACTTCTGTTATCTTTTGTGATTTGGGCCCGTGACTGATTTGGGCCGGCTGTTGGTTGGGTTCTATATTGATGAAACGTTGTTCCATTTCGTCAAGTCACTTGTTTGCTTTAGACGGAATTCAAATTACCTTAGACCTTTAGATAATACtgtaagctgaagttttttgtcgCAGAAGTCATTGCGTGCTTTTTTATAATGCAACCAAACCTGTAAGCCTGCGCAACAAAAATGAGTGATTTGTACTTTAGCAGTATATAAAATAATCCAAGAGCTTATTTTTTTATTCCTATGAAAAAAATCACATTTCAATTATGTCATACAATAAGGAAAGTCTAAATTCAGGCCAAGGATTATTGAAGGTTGGAGTATTTTTCAGTGTGTTTCTTGGAATATGGATGAGGTGCTAGAGAAGACAAGCAAGTTGTTCTGTTATGCCCAACTTGTTTACATCGACTGCATTTGGTAGACTTGAATGGTACTGATTCAGTCACAGGTATATGCCTCACTTTTGTCTTCTTCCTTGTAAAATCTCTACATCGGAAGGTTTTTTGATCTGAGATTATACATTTTGTGGTATATTCCATAATTTTTGATCTCCCACGGTATTCACATGTACTTCATATGTTTTTAACCATGTTTCCCTTGAATACCAATTTGAGCAATATTCAGATTTCTGCAAATATCTCTTATTAATAGCAACAATTGCATGTGGACAGGGcaattcatcaagttggaattccAGGCAGTCGCAAGTTCTCTTCTTTAAGTCCATAATGAATTCGATTCCTTCACTATTTATTATAAACAACATTGAGTCAAGGTTGAATacctaacaaggaataaaaaattaagacAAACTATATTAGCGTATTTTTGtcaaaaagaaaaagtataatttttttaaatgtaagcagtaaatcactacaacagatataaaaagctgaagttaataaatatactCACAAACATTTTGCAAGCCAAGTCCATCTTCTTAGTCATCTCTTCTTCTGCCCATATTGATACTCTGTGAAAAGTTTCATTTGCCTTTTTTCTCCGTTCATAAAATCACTCTCCCAACTTTTCTTGGATGAAATCTAACATTCTTAAAATAGGCATTTCTCTCCCTTTTAGTAAAACAGAATTCATTGATTCTACCATATTTGTTGTTAGCATATCATAACGTCGTCGTGGGAACCACGATCGAGCCCATCTCTCGGGAGGCTCTTCCATTATGTAATTGTATGTTTTCTTGTCAATACTTTTGAGTTGGGACATTAACTGATTAAAATCTTCATGTTTGTATGACCTTGCAacactttgaaaaagatttattagTGTGGCTTTTGCATGtctttgctttaaatttttctcaaagTGATAGAGGCAGATACCATGTCGAGCTTCAGGAAAAACTTTTCTAATCCCATTTGCGATCGATTGGTTTCTATCTGACAAGAAAACCAGTTCATGAcggacttgaattgcttttctcatTTCCCCAAAGAACCAAATGTATGCCTCATTGTTTTCTGAACCTGCTATACCAAAACATAGAGGAAAGATTTGATTGTTTGCATCCTTTGATACATCAACAAATAGAACACCACgatattttgactttaaaaacGTTACATCTACTGCAATAACGGGTCTACAGTAGGACCAACCAGCTACTGATGCTGCAGGAGCAAAGAACATGTAAGCAAATCTGTACAGTGAAACATAAAAAAACAAATCATAAGgtgtgaagtttttcaaataggAACATTTGAAACTTTAGGTTGATGGTTAGTATTGTTTTGCTTACCTATTCTGCGCATATCTTTTTATGCTTGTGTGCATTCCTGGGTTTTTGCCCACCATCATGTGTAGGTATGAAGGAAGAATTTGGTAGTTCTCTTCAGGTGTTCCCCTTATGCAAGCAACAACTTTTTGAATAGCACGCCATGCCTTGTGATAACCAATATTaattccaaatttctttttcattttttttctacaAAGGCTGGTGTAACCTCTATCTTTTTGTATCGAACATGTTCTACAATTTgttcacttataaaatttgatgTAGCATGCTTCTGATCTAATTTTCTTGCATCAACCGAGCATTCATAGATGTTATGATATTTTATCACCCTTAATAGTGTGGAATTTTTTATTCTGGTAGCACGTACATTCCAACCACATTTATCTACGATGCATTTTAGCCCGTATCACTTTGAACATGATCTAACAGTAGTGAATTCAACTTTCTGGTTTATCCCCAAGCTGCAGAAAAATTtagtcatgttttgtttgttctcaaaaattgatccAACTCTTACTTCCTCAGGCAACGCATCGTGCCTAGTATTTTACATGGTGGAGATTCTTTAAGCTTTCTCCTCactctttttcttgatttttgaGAAGTACAAGAACTTTCAGCAATTTCTTCAGTTCTATCTGATGTTATCGGTATAAGctccatgtttacttcatcttcgTTATTACTTATCATTGCAGAAGGTAACAAAAAGCTTTGTTGGATTGTGTGTTGGTTGTCAATTTGCATTATTagttgtccttcttcttcttggtcaTCGACAAACTGGTATGAATTTATAAGAGGAGGGGGTAATTGTTGCAACATTATATATTCTGAAGCAGCTATAATGTTAGAAGGTTGTTGCTCGTTGTCTACTTCCATTATTGGTTGTCCTACTTCATGTTGATAATCAGCAAAAGGTTCTGAATCTATTGTATATGCAAGCGATTGTTTGAATGCTGTAGATTCTGAAGATTGTATTTTTTGATAATGACATGGCAATTCTTGTAGGGTGAATCATTTGTCAGCAAATGTATACAGGTACTGAGTTCTTCATCTGAAGTTACAAGTATTCCTTTTCTtgtatttagtttgatatcaaaccatactttTAGTGCATATCTGGTTGAATCCATATTTGTAACTTCACTAATTTTTTTCAGGAAAGTATTGAATGATATGTGCTTATTAAGTAGAACAAGTTTTGTATCATGATCCAAGTATTTGAAATCAGGATTCCAACTCCCATTGAAAGTTATAACAACGCAAATCAAACTCATCCTGCAGATTCATGTTTAGTGGCAAGTATTAGAAAAGTGAACATAAgaatttttaggttgtttgtgctgaagtttttacaaatgaactaaatcacttaggcatcttctgctgaaattttttggaaaaagatgtatgacataattaatgaatgctgcacaaaaaacttcagcttattaagtgcagaagtttttagaaataagctcaataacttcagcatatcagctgaagtttttttgaaaaagctGTATGACAGGGATTCATGAATGCAgggaaaaaaacttcagctcattAGGTGCTGAagattttagaaatgaactaaataacttcaggaCATTgagctgaagttttagcaaatgaattcAACAAACTTGAGCATGTTTCAGCATTAATTACATGGTATACAGGAGTAACCTACACAATTAAAGTAGTAATTATATTGCGTTGGGGGTATGTGTTAGTGTAATAATTACATTCCTATCACATTCATGCACGCTTTTCATTAGACAACGTTTAAAATTCGTCTCTGCCTTTTCACATACCATGCAGAATTTTTTTTCCCCTATATAAGCACGCTATTCCTTGTGAGTTTATTCACTCAAACACATATATTTTAGCAGacataaaatacaaaaaggagaaaaatggatGCTGTCATCATGCAAATAGTGGAAGAAATCAAGCAAGACATTATAGAGACTTTTGAGCTGAAACTGAATGAGCTCATAAACAAGTACGACATGGAGCTGGAAGAAATTAACAACAAGCTTGATACGCTTGTGATGTATGCAAGATTTGATAATTTTGCTGATGAAGATGCTCGTTCATCTGGCAGTGACgacgacgatgatgatgatgatgatatggatgattagtttttctttttgttatttatatttattttgttatttatgcAATTTAATTTATCGTTTTTGATGTTTAATGAAATATTCagtttttgttttaagttttttttgtgtttttttaataataattctATTCAAAGTCAAAAAATAGCAGAGGAAATAAACTATATAACTTCAGCAGGAATTAACAAAAACTAATCCGAATATTAagcattttttggtatgaagttttttcaaaaaatcatAATACAATACACAGTGCTTGATGAAAACTTCAAGCATGAACTAAAAAttctttttaaacttagaaaataatagagaattaacaaaaacttatccaaaaattacatattgcacgacaaaatattaagcatttttagcagatgaactaaaaaaacttcagcatacaaaaaattatatgaaaaatGTTTTACATATTCCTGAAAACATAagcattttttggtatgaagtttatccaaaaaatgataataaaatacatagtgcGGGAGGAAAACTTCATCTCCATTAGCCGAAGTTTTTATAGATTAACTAAAGAACTTCAGCAcctgtgctgaagttttttgtgcaatatgaaattttaatttatgttttattttttacccagtgtaggaggaaaacttcagctcctcctgctaaagtttttaaatattaactaaaaaacttcagcacatatgccgaagttttttgtgcaatatgaaattttaattgatgttttattttttttgcccAGTGTAATAGGAAAACAACAGCTCCTCCtgccgaagttttttgtgcaatataaaattttaatttatgttttttttGCCCAGTATAATAGGAATATTAACAAAAAAACTTCGGCACCTATGCCGAAGTTTTTTGCG
This sequence is a window from Nicotiana sylvestris chromosome 3, ASM39365v2, whole genome shotgun sequence. Protein-coding genes within it:
- the LOC138887138 gene encoding protein FAR1-RELATED SEQUENCE 5-like — protein: MKKKFGINIGYHKAWRAIQKVVACIRGTPEENYQILPSYLHMMVGKNPGMHTSIKRYAQNRFAYMFFAPAASVAGWSYCRPVIAVDVTFLKSKYRGVLFVDVSKDANNQIFPLCFGIAGSENNEAYIWFFGEMRKAIQVRHELVFLSDRNQSIANGIRKVFPEARHGICLYHFEKNLKQRHAKATLINLFQSVARSYKHEDFNQLMSQLKSIDKKTYNYIMEEPPERWARSWFPRRRYDMLTTNMVESMNSVLLKGREMPILRMLDFIQEKLGE